The window AATCGCTAGATTGTTTTTCGTGAATATCTCCGGCAAATTGATCTTATGGTCGATTTTCGCCATAAGTCTCGGCTCGCGGAAAACTCTCATCTGAGAGGCAGAAACGATAAAAGAACCATCTTTCTCAATATGCGAAAGAACCTTGTATTTTTGAAATAAGGATTCCCATGCACGGTCATTTTGCTTACCGGTAGTGTTACTCATAATTTCTTATCACCACTTCATCGACGTGCCCCCTCTTAGAGGCGTTGGAGTTTATTGCGCGTTTTGCGCGAACGGGAGTGATGTCGTAATCGGCGTATTGTTCACGGATGAACTCTGTTGCCGAATTGGAGAGCATAAATTTGATTTTGCGTCGTGTCAGTTCGTCACAACATTCTCTCAGACGAACCTGTTCCGTACGATCAAATCCACCTCTTGTATATCCTGTGAAATTAGCGGTATCGGAAACGGGATCGTATGGGGGATCTAAATAAACAAACGTTCCTTTAGATACGTTCGATAGGACTTCGGCATAGTCTGTATTGGTGAAGGTTAGTTGTGTGCTTTGGAAATAGTTGCTGACGGCTCTTAATGTAGGCGCACTTACAATGTTCGGTTTTTTGTAATGACCATATGGCGCGTTAAATTCCCCGGCATTGTTTACACGAAAAAGACCATTATAACAGGTTTTGTTCAGATAGATGATACGAGCGGCACGCTGCACCTTGGAGCGTTGGAGGTAGGTTTCACTGTCCCTGTCCCAATCCCTGATAGAGTAAAAGTATTTCTCCTCGTTTTTGTGTTCGCTCAATGCGGCAATAAGTGCGTCTACATCATCTCGGATCACTTCGTAGATGTTAATAAGCTCTGCATTTATATCATTAACATAAGCAATTTTAGGTTGTAATGAGAACAAAACAGCTCCTCCACCCACGAACGGTTCACAATAGGCTGTGATTTTCTTAGGGAACAGAGGGGTTAGATCATCTATGAGTTGACGCTTGCCGCCGACCCATTTTACAACAGGGGCTACAAGAACGTTTTTCCGCATAAGATACGCTCTCTTTCTATAGATTTTCTTACAGAGTTATCCTAGCATATTGACATAAAGAGTTCAATGGAAAGAGCGGTATGTTTTATGTTTTGTTTCTTTTAAAGAAGAATACAGGAATGCAATTTGACAAATCTTTGTCCTTTCCATTATGATGTAATCTATTCTTTTGGGAAGGGTGATTTTATGGATTTCCTCAACTCTGCGGTTGGCTCGGTCAACGATTTTCTGTGGACTTATATCATCATCGTTGTGCTCGTCGGCTGCGGTCTGTGGTTCACATTCTCGACTGGCTTCGTTCAGCTGCGTGCGCTGCCCGAGATGGTACGCCTGCTCGCGGGGGATCTTGGGCGTCGCCCGAGCGGACGCAAGGCGATCTCCTCGTTCCAAGCGTTCTGCGTCAGCACCGCCTCACGCGTCGGCGTCGGCAATATCGCGGGCGTTGCGATCGCCATCGTGACGGGCGGCCCCGGCGCTGTGTTCTGGATGTGGGTCATCGCCTTCATCGGGACGGCGACGGGCTTCGTCGAGAGCACGCTCGCACAGATCTACAAGATCCCGCGCGGACACGGTCTCTTTCACGGCGGCCCTGCGTACTACATCCGGAATGCGCTCGGGCAGCCGGCGGTGGCAAAACTCTTTGCCGTGCTCATCTCCGTGACGTTCGGTCTCATCTACGTATCCGTACAGGCAAACACGATCGCGCTCTCGATGGAGAAGTCGTTCGGCATTGATACATGGGTGATGGGGGCTGTGCTCGCCGTACTTGCGGGCGCGGTCATCTTCGGCGGGATGCACCGCATCGCCGCGTTCGCATCTCTCCTCGTACCTGTTATGGCGGGCATCTATCTCCTCATCGCGCTCAGCGTCATCCTCATGCACATAGATCAGGTACCGGCGATGTTTGCGCTCATCCTGCATGATGCGTTCAGTCCGCAGGCAGCAGTCGGCGGCGGCATCGGCACGGTCATCCTCACGGGCGTTCGCCGCGGGCTGTTCTCGAACGAGGCGGGCGAGGGCTCGATCCCGAACGCAGCGGCGACGGCGAACGTCACGCACCCTGTCAAGCAGGGGCTTGTACAGGCGTTTGGTGTCTACGTCGATACGTGGATCGTCTGCTCCGCGACCGCGTTCATCGTCCTCCTCACAGGACAGTACACCATCGGCGGCGATACGACGGGCATCGCCCTCGCGCAGGACTCGCTCGCAAGCGTCTTTGGTCCGTGGGCGTCCAGTCTCCTCGCCGTCCTCATCTTCCTCTTTGCATTCAGCTCCGTTGTCGGCAACTGCTACTATGGGGAGGTCAACATCCCGTTTTTCGGCGGGAATACACGGCGACTTCTCACCGTCTACCGCCTCGCCGTCGTTTGCATGACCTTTTTCGGCTGCGTCGCCGCGCTCAGTCTCGTGTGGAACCTCGCCGACCTATTTATGGCGATGATCTGCCTCACGAACCTCTACGCCATCGCACGCCTCGCACCGCTTGCACGCCTCGCACTCACGGACTATCTCGCACAGAAGGCGGCGGGCAAGAACCCCGTATTCGATCCTGCGGTTATGCCCGACCGACGTGGCATCGTGGGATGGGACGAGGAGCAGTTTCACCCGCAAAAACACTGACATAGCACATAACTCTCGACAAATGAATATAAAATCATACGTCGCAGGTGTGAAAAATCTGCGACGTTTTTGTATTTTTTATGGCAAAACTATTTCAATTTATGATAAACCATGGTAGAATTGTCCCGATTAACAAATAGAAGTGATATGTTTTACAGTTTAGATGGATTTAGGAGGCGAACTACTTGTTCAAAGAAATGAAATCACGTCGTCTGGCACTGCTCGTTGCAATCGCGCTCGGTGGTGGCGGATTCCTTTCGTCTGCGCAGAGTGTATCTGCGGCGGATGTGACGGGGAATAATGTTGAGATTGACAGCGCGCATGAGCCGTTGAATAATGCCAAAGATGACCAGAATACACCGTTCGGCACAGCGGCGGGATTCATCCATGAGGGATCCAATAGCGGTAATGTGACGAACAATACCCTGACATTCAAAGACCATCTCTACGGAAGGGAAGTGTTCGGCGGATTTACCTTTGGCAAGGGCAACGTGACGGGGAACAAGGTCTTTATCAATCCGGCGACAGCTACGCCCCCCGGCTCCATCGTAAATGCGGCATATGGCGGTGTGACGGACGGCGGCGGGAGTGTCGAAGACAATCACGTCACATTTAATGGGACGCGTGCGAATGGCGACATCATTGGCGGTATGACGACGAGAAAGTCATACGCTAAGGATGGGCGCGGCAATGGTGCGGCAAAGAAGAATACGGCGACGCTTGAAGGCGGTACGGTAGATACTGTCTACGGTGGATATACCGGAGAGGGGAGCGATGGCGACGTAGTCGGCAATACGGCACTCGTTAAGGGCGGCGTGGTGACGACTGATGTCTACGGCGGATATGCTGCTCAGGGTGGCGCAGCGAAGGACAATATTGCCAAAATTACAAACGGAACGGTCAATGGAACCATCTATGGCGGTTATGCTGCGGAGAAGGATGTCACAGGCAACCGCGTTACCGTCTCGGGTGGCAGTGTGGGGTCAAGCGTCTATGGTGGAAAAGCCGGTGTCGGAAATGCCACAAATAATACCGTCACGATTGCAGGAACCGGCACTGTGGGACAACACGTTTATGGCGGTGGATCGACGGGAGGCGATGCCATAAACAACACGGTCAACCTCGGCGACGGTACGAGCAATGCGGTGGGAACGATTACCGGAACAATTTTCGGCGGCAGAACCTCGTCGGCGAAGGATCAGACGACGGGGAACACGCTTAACGTCAACGCCAATGCACAGGCGGGCAACATTGAGAACTTCTCGACCATCAATTTTGATTTCAGTCATGTAGATACGAGCCGCACGCTGCTCAAATTGGTCAATACGTACAACAATAAAACGAAGCTCCAAAGCCTCGATCAGCTTCATGTGAAAAATGCAAAGGTCGGCGGCGGTACGCTGATCGAGAACGCGCACGGCTTTGAGCTTGGTAATTCTACGGATGTAGGGCGAACAGAAGGTCAGACGGAAACCATCATCAAGAAGGATATGGGTGCCAAGAAGATCATCTATCGTACCTACCAGTTTAAGAACGCGACGGAAAAGGATACGGATGGTCTAACAACATGGGGCGGGCGCTCCCTGCTCGGCAATACAACGACGAAAAACGAAATAACGCTGACCGGACATCATGGTGGACAGGATGTCTATGGCGGGTGGACAAGCGGCACGGGCTCGACGGCGACGGGAGAGAACGCGAAGAACCACAGCATCGACAACAAGATCACGTTCAACGGAGCGGCGAGCGATACGGTGGGTAATATGTTCGGCGGCTTGACGGTCTCGACGGGCGGTAATGCGACGGGCAACCGTGCGGTGCTGAAGGAGGGCAAGGTGACTGGTTCGCTGACCGGCGGCTCTGTGGGGGGGAACGGCGGCAGCGCGACGGGCAACTTTGTCGACATCGAGGGCGGCGAGGTGGTCGGTACAACCTATGGCGGCTCTGTCGGCAGCACGGGCAAGGCGGAGAAGAATATCGTTACGGTTACGGGCGGGACGGTAAAGGGCGACATCTATGGCGGTAAGTCGACCAGCGGCAACGCGACGGGTAACGAGGTCACTATCAAGGGTGGCTCTGCGACGAACAGCGATGTCTATGGTGGTGAGTCGGCGAGCGGCGACGCGACGGGTAACACGGTCACCGTTACGAAAGGATCGGTGCGCAACATCGACGGCGGACGCACGGGGAGCGGAAACGCGACGGGCAACACCGTCAATATTGGCGATGGGAAATCGGACTATACGGGGAGCATCTCCGGCAAGATCAACGGTGGCAGCAGCTCGGGGGGCGGCAGAGATTATACAACGGGCAATACGCTGAACCTCTACGATAACGCCACGGCAGCCAACATTAACAATTTTGCCGAGATCAATTTCCGTTTCAATCAATACGTGGATACGACGGCAACCTTCCTGACGCTGAATGATGGGGGCGGAACGACGATTCGCAGTCTCAGCGACATCAATGTGCACGGCGCGCACGCGATGAAGGGCACGCTGATTAGGAACGCGCATGGCGTTACCGTCTCGGATAACAAGCATCGCCTTGTCAAGACTATGTCGGATACGAACAAGGAGTTCGTTCTTGCAAAAGGAACGAACGAGATCACCTACGAGGGGTATTCCTTTGCCCATCAGACGACACCGACGACCGCTCAAAACGGTGCGGATACAGACACATGGGGCGGACGCTCTGTCGGCGGCAATTCGACGCATGACAATGAGATTACCGTGAACAGCGACAGTCATACGAACGTCTACGGCGGCTGGACGAGCGGTGAGGGCACGACAGCAGCGGACAAGAACAACAGCTACAAGAACAAGGTTACCGTTAAGGGATCTGCGACGGTCAGCGGCAAAGTCTACGGCGGCTTTACCGATGTGG of the Selenomonas dianae genome contains:
- a CDS encoding DNA adenine methylase; this encodes MRKNVLVAPVVKWVGGKRQLIDDLTPLFPKKITAYCEPFVGGGAVLFSLQPKIAYVNDINAELINIYEVIRDDVDALIAALSEHKNEEKYFYSIRDWDRDSETYLQRSKVQRAARIIYLNKTCYNGLFRVNNAGEFNAPYGHYKKPNIVSAPTLRAVSNYFQSTQLTFTNTDYAEVLSNVSKGTFVYLDPPYDPVSDTANFTGYTRGGFDRTEQVRLRECCDELTRRKIKFMLSNSATEFIREQYADYDITPVRAKRAINSNASKRGHVDEVVIRNYE
- a CDS encoding alanine/glycine:cation symporter family protein produces the protein MDFLNSAVGSVNDFLWTYIIIVVLVGCGLWFTFSTGFVQLRALPEMVRLLAGDLGRRPSGRKAISSFQAFCVSTASRVGVGNIAGVAIAIVTGGPGAVFWMWVIAFIGTATGFVESTLAQIYKIPRGHGLFHGGPAYYIRNALGQPAVAKLFAVLISVTFGLIYVSVQANTIALSMEKSFGIDTWVMGAVLAVLAGAVIFGGMHRIAAFASLLVPVMAGIYLLIALSVILMHIDQVPAMFALILHDAFSPQAAVGGGIGTVILTGVRRGLFSNEAGEGSIPNAAATANVTHPVKQGLVQAFGVYVDTWIVCSATAFIVLLTGQYTIGGDTTGIALAQDSLASVFGPWASSLLAVLIFLFAFSSVVGNCYYGEVNIPFFGGNTRRLLTVYRLAVVCMTFFGCVAALSLVWNLADLFMAMICLTNLYAIARLAPLARLALTDYLAQKAAGKNPVFDPAVMPDRRGIVGWDEEQFHPQKH